A single region of the Bacteroides luhongzhouii genome encodes:
- a CDS encoding RagB/SusD family nutrient uptake outer membrane protein, whose translation MKKYIPLLALSALALCSCADFLDVQPEGNPATTSYFLNDEQAIDAIDGLYAPIHQEKGFGRELFWEQGAACDIVWAKTRGYNTLATFDYTGNEDPIKGGFDLFYQNMARSNWIIKQLLDKEKKSGLSAIESRSLGEAFFMRGMAHFWIAYRYGTKEQGVPFVRYEDFEGDYDNSIPPQQASVIDDYKYIIEDMDKAISYLPKFEEYTDDDKGRPHKAAAVAYKAKVYAYWATWDVTQWNNVITMVNSLETDYNRDLADTFAEIFSSDFKDFWNKEYIWSIPSNGGSSGGGVEFVGVILEDKGWGVYNGWGQIKPSYDIYEEMVKDGVGNERLVRSILEYNQEFQFFGEKRKFYSDTNLDVGFQINKYMDPFKHKDADKEGYVNTNGNWPTARVNFPLIRFAEMLLFRAEAYLMTDQPGKAKEDLNRIRRRSNLTELTENPTMTDLYHERRCELAFEYTDHLFDLKRWHRSSNAEIKQLAEKELNASPRIRKYADRSNPESSFTIEPYGDYKVKSTYKDYMMVFPYPYDQITKSNGKLKQNDGYN comes from the coding sequence ATGAAAAAATATATACCATTATTGGCTTTATCGGCATTGGCATTATGCTCTTGCGCCGACTTTCTGGATGTGCAACCGGAAGGAAATCCTGCTACTACATCCTATTTTTTGAATGATGAACAAGCAATTGATGCCATCGACGGACTTTATGCGCCTATCCATCAGGAAAAGGGCTTCGGACGTGAATTATTTTGGGAGCAAGGGGCAGCCTGTGATATTGTTTGGGCTAAGACACGCGGTTACAATACATTGGCAACATTCGACTATACCGGTAATGAAGATCCTATTAAAGGAGGATTTGATTTATTTTATCAAAATATGGCTCGTTCCAACTGGATTATCAAACAGTTACTTGACAAAGAGAAGAAAAGCGGATTGAGCGCAATAGAAAGTCGGAGCTTGGGTGAAGCCTTTTTTATGCGTGGCATGGCCCATTTCTGGATTGCGTACCGTTACGGAACGAAAGAGCAGGGAGTTCCTTTCGTACGCTATGAAGATTTTGAGGGGGATTACGATAATTCCATTCCTCCACAACAGGCATCTGTAATTGATGACTATAAGTATATTATAGAAGATATGGATAAAGCTATTTCCTATCTGCCTAAGTTTGAAGAATATACAGATGATGACAAAGGGCGTCCGCATAAAGCTGCCGCTGTGGCCTACAAGGCTAAAGTATATGCTTATTGGGCTACTTGGGATGTTACCCAGTGGAACAATGTGATTACTATGGTTAATTCATTAGAAACTGATTATAACCGTGATTTGGCCGATACTTTTGCTGAAATATTTTCTTCTGACTTTAAAGATTTTTGGAATAAGGAGTATATTTGGTCTATACCTTCTAACGGCGGTTCTTCTGGTGGCGGTGTTGAGTTTGTAGGTGTAATTCTGGAAGATAAAGGCTGGGGTGTGTATAACGGCTGGGGGCAGATTAAGCCATCCTATGATATATATGAAGAGATGGTGAAAGACGGTGTCGGTAACGAACGTCTGGTACGTTCCATTTTGGAATATAACCAAGAATTCCAGTTCTTTGGCGAAAAACGTAAATTCTATTCTGATACGAATTTGGATGTCGGTTTTCAAATCAACAAGTATATGGATCCTTTTAAGCATAAAGATGCTGATAAAGAAGGTTATGTAAACACGAATGGAAACTGGCCGACTGCCCGTGTAAACTTCCCGTTGATTCGTTTTGCTGAAATGTTGCTGTTCCGTGCGGAGGCTTATCTGATGACAGACCAACCGGGCAAAGCCAAAGAGGACTTGAACCGTATTCGCAGACGGTCTAACCTGACAGAATTGACTGAAAACCCTACTATGACAGATTTGTATCATGAACGCCGTTGTGAACTGGCTTTTGAATATACCGACCATTTATTTGACCTCAAACGTTGGCACCGTTCTTCAAATGCTGAAATTAAACAATTGGCAGAGAAAGAGCTGAACGCTAGTCCACGTATCCGTAAGTATGCAGACCGTTCTAATCCCGAATCCAGCTTTACTATAGAACCTTATGGTGACTATAAGGTAAAGAGTACTTATAAAGATTATATGATGGTATTCCCATATCCGTATGACCAGATAACCAAGTCTAACGGTAAGTTGAAACAGAATGACGGCTATAATTAA